A window from Fragaria vesca subsp. vesca linkage group LG5, FraVesHawaii_1.0, whole genome shotgun sequence encodes these proteins:
- the LOC101296571 gene encoding glutamate--tRNA ligase, cytoplasmic-like, with protein MKLKSLSFPVENPPLSVIAAAKLAGVSVPADASLAPGSPPVLHFSDGRKLRGVSPLLCYFGRISDLCGGDAFQDAQIFEWLEYAPVLSVGSAFENACKHLDEYLGSRTFLVDHSFSVADIAIWSGLAGAGLRWESLRKSKKYQNLSRWYGSILEQHGDALNQVTSAYVGKKGAVKLKENSASQQSNGVNGDVAKARGTSEVDLPEAEVGKVKLRFAPEPSGYLHIGHTKAALMNKYFAQRYQGQVILRFDDTNPAKESNEFVDNILKDIETLGIEYEMVTYTSDYFPELMKMAEKLIIQGKAYVDDTPRELMQKERMDGIESKCRNHSKEENLKLWEQMIAGTERGLQCCVRGKLDMQDPNKSLRDPVYYRCNPMPHHRIGSKYKVYPTYDFACPFVDSIEGITHALRSSEYHDRNAQYYWIQGDMELRRVHLYEFSRLNMVYTLLSKRKLLWFVQNGKVNGWDDPRFPTVQGIVRRGLKVEALLQFILEMGASKNLNLMEWDKLWTINKKIIDPVCPRHTAVIEEGRVLLTLINGPEKPFVRIIPRHKKCESAGEKATTFTRSIWIDRADAELISVDEEVTLMDWGNAIVKKIEKDKDGNLALTGVLHLEGSVKTTKLKLTWLPEIDELVKLSLMEFDYLITKKKLEEGEDFLDAVNPCTEKETAALGDANMRNLKCGDVLQLERKGYFRCDVPYVRPSKPIVLFAIPDGRQQTGLK; from the exons ATGAAGCTGAAGTCGCTCTCTTTCCCGGTGGAAAACCCTCCGCTTTCAGTAATCGCGGCAGCCAAGCTCGCTGGGGTTTCGGTCCCCGCCGACGCCTCTCTCGCTCCCGGCTCTCCTCCCGTTCTTCACTTCTCCGATGG GCGAAAACTGCGCGGCGTTTCGCCGCTTCTTTGTTATTTCGGTCGTATCTCCGATCTCTGCGGCGGCGATGCGTTTCAAGATGCTCAGATTTTTGAGTGGCTTGAGTACGCTCCGGTGCTCTCAGTTGGCTCTGCTTTTGAGAATGCCTGCAAGCATTTGGATGAGTATTTGGGAAGCCGAACCTTCTTGGTTGATCATTCGTTTTCGGTTGCCGATATTGCTATCTGGTCTGGCCTTGCAG GAGCTGGGCTTAGATGGGAGAGTTTGAGGAAGTCGAAGAAGTATCAGAATTTAAGTAGGTGGTATGGTTCGATATTGGAGCAGCATGGTGATGCATTGAACCAAGTAACATCTGCGTATGTTGGAAAGAAAGGCGCGGTGAAATTGAAAGAGAACTCAGCCAGTCAGCAATCGAATGGCGTGAATGGAGACGTGGCGAAAGCGCGAGGAACATCCGAGGTGGATCTTCCCGAGGCTGAGGTTGGAAAGGTGAAGTTGAGGTTTGCGCCGGAGCCCAGTGGTTATCTTCACATTGGGCACACCAAGGCAGCTTTGATGAATAAGTATTTTGCTCAGCGGTATCAAGGTCAGGTGATTCTGCGGTTTGATGATACAAATCCTGCTAAAGAAAGCAATGAGTTTGTGGATAATATTCTCAAGGACATTGAAACTTTGGGCATCGAGTATGAGATGGTTACCTATACTTCAGATTACTTCCCCGAGTTAATGAAAATGGCCGAGAAGCTGATTATCCAAGGTAAAGCATATGTTGATGATACACCAAGAGAGTTGATGCAAAAAGAACGAATGGATGGGATTGAGTCAAAGTGTAGAAACCACAGCAAAGAGGAAAATTTGAAATTGTGGGAGCAGATGATCGCAGGTACAGAGAGGGGTCTGCAGTGTTGTGTTAGGGGGAAGCTAGATATGCAGGACCCTAATAAGTCACTCAGAGATCCAGTTTATTATCGTTGCAATCCAATGCCACATCATAGGATTGGGTCCAAGTACAAGGTCTACCCAACTTATGATTTCGCTTGTCCATTTGTTGATTCCATTGAAGGTATAACTCATGCACTTCGTTCTAGTGAGTATCATGACCGCAACGCCCAGTACTATTGGATTCAAGGGGATATGGAACTGAGAAGAGTGCATCTATATGAGTTCAGTAGGTTGAACATGGTCTATACACTCCTCAGCAAGCGCAAGCTTTTGTGGTTTGTTCAAAATGGGAAGGTCAATGGATGGGATGATCCTCGATTTCCCACTGTTCAGGGAATTGTGCGTAGAGGTCTCAAAGTCGAAGCATTGTTACAGTTCATTCTTGAGATG GGGGCTTCGAAGAATCTGAATCTTATGGAATGGGACAAACTGTGGACAATTAACAAGAAGATTATCGATCCTGTATGCCCAAGACATACTGCTGTCATTGAAGAGGGACGAGTGTTGTTGACACTCATTAATGGGCCCGAGAAGCCATTTGTCCGCATAATACCTAGGCATAAGAAGTGCGAAAGTGCTGGAGAGAAGGCAACAACATTCACAAGGAGCATATGGATAGATCGAGCTGATGCAGAGTTGATTTCAGTTGACGAGGAAGTGACGCTCATGGATTGGGGGAATGCCATTGTTAAGAAGATTGAGAAAGACAAAGATGGAAATCTTGCGCTCACAGGGGTTTTGCATCTTGAAGGATCTGTGAAAACGACCAAATTGAAGCTTACCTGGCTGCCTGAAATAGATGAACTGGTTAAACTCTCATTGATGGAGTTTGATTATCTGATAACAAAGAAGAAG CTTGAGGAAGGCGAGGATTTCCTCGATGCGGTTAACCCATGTACCGAAAAGGAGACAGCAGCCCTTGGGGATGCCAATATGCGAAATCTGAAGTGTGGAGATGTATTGCAACTTGAGAGGAAAGGATACTTCAGATGTGATGTTCCCTACGTCAGGCCTTCAAAGCCTATTGTTCTCTTTGCAATCCCTGACGGCAGGCAGCAGACTGGGTTAAAGTGA